Part of the Deinococcus fonticola genome is shown below.
GGCTCAGGCCCACCTTGAGCGTGTGCAGGACACCCTGAATGAGCTGAACATCCCGATCATTCCCATCTGCACGCCAGATGACCTGAATCCGCTCTGGCAGGACTTCATGCCGCAGCCCCTGACACTCCCGGAGAACCTGGACGAGAACGCGCCCATCAGCATCAATTACACCAGCGGCACCACCGCCGACCCAAAAGGCGTGATGCTGACCCACCGCAACGTGTTCGTGAACAACGTGAACATGCTGTACCACCTGAACCTGCGCCCCGGAAGCCAGTACCTGCACGCCATTCCCATGGCCCACGGCAACGGCTGGGGGTGCGTGTGGGCCGTGTCCGCCGCCGGGGCCACCCACGTCATGCTGCGCCGCACCGAAGACCTGCGCCAGGCCGTGGAAAACGGCATCACTCATCTGTGCGCCTCTCCTTCGCTGATGGGTTCGCTGGCCGACCCGGCTTCGGCTTCTCCCCTGCCCCGCCCGGTACGGATCATGCTGGCCGGCACGAGCCCCCGCCCCGGCATGATCGGCGCGTTGCAGGCCCAGGGCTTCGAGGTGCTGCACGGCTACGGCTTGATTGAAACCACCGCGATTCTGACGATTACCGACCTGTACGAAGAGAAAACCATCGGCCCGGACGCCCGCATCGTGGCGCGGCAAGGCCACCCCATGCTGTTCGGCGGCGAAATTGCCGTGGTGAGCGAGGAGCATTCGCCCGTACCGCACGACGGCGTGACGCCCGGCGAAATCGTGATTCGCAGCAACGCCGTCATGAAGGGCTACTACAAGAACCCACGCGCCACAAAACGCGCCATCAAGGACGGCTGGCTCCACACCGGGGACCTCGCAGTCATTCACCCGGATGGGCGCATGGACATCCTCGACCGCG
Proteins encoded:
- a CDS encoding AMP-binding protein, which produces MLRTFAVHPERPAVVDGTLRLTYGEFAGQISKLVQLLHSRGLQAGGHVLLIAPNRSDTLLAFHAVPLAGGVLVPLNPAFDDEGLKVLSRHSDPQLALVAQAHLERVQDTLNELNIPIIPICTPDDLNPLWQDFMPQPLTLPENLDENAPISINYTSGTTADPKGVMLTHRNVFVNNVNMLYHLNLRPGSQYLHAIPMAHGNGWGCVWAVSAAGATHVMLRRTEDLRQAVENGITHLCASPSLMGSLADPASASPLPRPVRIMLAGTSPRPGMIGALQAQGFEVLHGYGLIETTAILTITDLYEEKTIGPDARIVARQGHPMLFGGEIAVVSEEHSPVPHDGVTPGEIVIRSNAVMKGYYKNPRATKRAIKDGWLHTGDLAVIHPDGRMDILDREGDLLKVAGQPISSVQIETVLYRHPSVREAVVVASHTGSGDQPVAFVTLHPGAQVQGREIVSFCTPHLPEYALPRRVQIVPELPKTASGKVLKHVLREQVKEKKTAVGTD